In Pseudophryne corroboree isolate aPseCor3 chromosome 7, aPseCor3.hap2, whole genome shotgun sequence, a single window of DNA contains:
- the LOC134944405 gene encoding taste receptor type 2 member 9-like translates to MDLNHLIAITGFIVISLEAITGISGNLFILYVISFQSGKRLDKSVCDKIIVALAISSVCHVCILSFNILSGLLVPGIYMSLYVAYAVLLLTVYSANSCIWLTAVLCFYYFIRITTFRSNIFTWFKMKINKVITWMIFMSQIMSTFSSSLSLIQLVQTINSTRNHTAASSNMTSGAQGNKTINIAFLINCFPILIMMVTTSTTVVFLSLHRLRLRRSMGTLVSVNVAAYGGVVRTMISSLVFYGIMYAAMLIYSFGILVSTNLENWIMLIMIFSFTPIQSISLISGTAKLKNAWEQMLSCVKGKIYLSACN, encoded by the coding sequence ATGGATCTCAATCACCTGATAGCTATCACAGGTTTTATTGTAATAAGTCTTGAGGCCATTACTGGGATATCTGGAAATCTTTTTATTCTTTATGTCATTTCCTTCCAGAGTGGCAAAAGATTAGATAAGAGTGTTTGCGATAAAATTATTGTGGCCTTGGCCATATCCAGTGTGtgccatgtctgtattttgagTTTCAACATACTATCAGGTTTGCTTGTTCCTGGAATTTATATGTCCCTTTACGTGGCATATGCTGTACTTCTTCTGACTGTATACAGCGCCAATTCCTGTATCTGGCTGACGGCCGTTCTATGCTTCTACTACTTCATAAGGATAACAACCTTCAGATCCAACATCTTTACTTGGTTCAAGATGAAGATCAACAAAGTCATAACTTGGATGATATTCATGTCACAGATTATGTCTACTTTCAGCTCTTCTCTCAGCCTAATACAATTAGTTCAGACAATAAACTCTACTAGGAACCACACTGCTGCCTCCTCCAACATGACATCAGGAGCTCAGGGGAACAAGACAATAAACATTGCTTTCCTCATTAATTGTTTTCCCATTCTCATCATGATGGTCACTACTTCCACAACTGTTGTGTTCCTCAGCCTTCACCGTCTCAGACTACGGAGGAGCATGGGAACGTTGGTCAGTGTGAATGTCGCGGCTTATGGAGGAGTTGTCCGTACAATGATTAGTTCCTTGGTGTTTTATGGAATAATGTATGCGGCAATGCTCATTTACTCTTTTGGTATTTTGGTGTCTACAAATCTTGAGAACTGGATAATGTTGATAATGATATTCTCATTCACCCCAATTCAATCTATCTCCTTAATCTCTGGTACTGCAAAACTGAAAAATGCCTGGGAACAAATGCTATCTTGTGTCAAAGGCAAGATCTATTTGAGCGCTTGCAATTAa